A region of Bacteroidota bacterium DNA encodes the following proteins:
- a CDS encoding DMT family transporter, protein MRPFKGYLFILGATLFWGVSATLAKVLFTRHVDTLVLVQMRMTLSCIVLLAFFLLFKRHLLRVRAGDLYRFALLGIAGMAGSNFTYYFTIRETNVATAILLQDMAPLLVVAYAAASGDESLGLRKIGAGLLSFAGCYLVVAGRDFSGFSMSRIGLLSGIGSAACWAFTNVWLRRLLKRYSVWTCLIYALLFASVFWMAINPPWSVASAGYTPSLWAVFFGFAMISILIPHSFYFAGIRELTASQAIITATFEPVVAILSAFMILGELLTGVQFAGAAIVLVAVAVLQLGPSPEEAADNA, encoded by the coding sequence ATGAGGCCGTTCAAAGGCTATCTCTTTATCCTCGGCGCCACGCTCTTCTGGGGGGTCTCCGCCACCCTCGCAAAGGTGCTCTTCACACGGCATGTCGACACACTCGTGCTCGTCCAGATGAGGATGACGCTCTCCTGCATCGTCCTGCTTGCGTTCTTTCTCTTGTTCAAGCGGCACCTCCTTCGGGTCCGGGCCGGGGATCTCTATCGCTTTGCCCTGCTTGGCATAGCCGGAATGGCGGGCTCGAACTTCACCTATTACTTCACCATACGCGAGACGAACGTCGCGACCGCGATTCTTCTGCAGGACATGGCGCCTCTTCTCGTCGTCGCATACGCCGCGGCGTCGGGGGACGAATCTCTCGGCTTGAGAAAAATCGGAGCGGGCCTTCTTTCTTTTGCGGGATGCTACCTGGTGGTGGCGGGGCGGGATTTTTCCGGTTTCAGCATGAGCAGAATCGGTCTCCTTTCCGGAATCGGATCCGCGGCCTGCTGGGCGTTCACCAATGTCTGGCTTCGGAGGCTCCTGAAGCGGTACAGTGTCTGGACCTGCCTGATCTACGCCTTGTTGTTCGCATCGGTATTCTGGATGGCGATCAATCCCCCGTGGAGCGTTGCATCGGCGGGCTATACGCCTTCCCTCTGGGCCGTTTTTTTCGGATTCGCGATGATCTCCATCCTGATCCCGCATTCCTTTTACTTCGCGGGTATCCGCGAGCTCACGGCCTCCCAGGCGATCATCACCGCGACGTTCGAACCGGTCGTCGCAATCCTTTCGGCGTTCATGATCCTGGGCGAGCTCCTCACCGGCGTTCAGTTCGCAGGGGCGGCGATCGTCCTTGTGGCCGTCGCCGTCCTTCAGCTCGGCCCGTCCCCGGAGGAGGCGGCGGACAACGCATGA
- a CDS encoding YIP1 family protein — protein MDQQESTVKISSFMSRATGVFASPGDVFQEVASAPVQTSSWLLPYLLSLVIVVVFTVVLFGNPSLRQQILEPQQQKMQKAVDEGKMSQEKYDQAVAMMESPAMFYAIGIGSTLVIVSLAVFGAPLAIWLAAKLILKASAPYKKMLEVYGLTTLIGVLGAIVTLLLMHVFDSVHASLGGGLLVMNHFDPENLGHKLLASISVFGLWQTALVGMGIAGVTGKPASTGMGLAFGLFAAWVILSSALGWVR, from the coding sequence ATGGATCAGCAGGAATCAACCGTTAAAATTTCGTCGTTCATGTCGAGGGCAACGGGAGTATTCGCCTCGCCGGGTGATGTGTTCCAGGAGGTGGCGTCGGCTCCGGTGCAAACGAGCTCATGGCTGCTTCCCTATCTCCTTTCACTCGTCATTGTGGTCGTTTTCACCGTTGTGCTGTTCGGCAACCCCTCTCTCCGGCAGCAGATTCTTGAACCCCAGCAGCAGAAGATGCAAAAGGCGGTCGACGAGGGCAAGATGTCTCAGGAGAAGTACGACCAGGCCGTGGCGATGATGGAATCTCCGGCGATGTTTTACGCGATCGGGATCGGGAGCACTCTCGTCATCGTGAGTCTGGCGGTGTTCGGGGCGCCTCTCGCGATCTGGCTGGCCGCGAAATTGATCCTGAAGGCTTCCGCCCCCTATAAAAAGATGCTCGAGGTCTATGGCCTCACCACACTGATAGGGGTCCTCGGCGCCATCGTTACGCTCCTCCTAATGCATGTCTTCGACTCCGTGCATGCCTCCCTCGGGGGAGGCCTCCTGGTCATGAATCACTTCGACCCGGAAAACCTGGGCCACAAATTGCTCGCCTCAATCAGTGTGTTCGGCCTCTGGCAGACGGCGCTCGTGGGGATGGGAATCGCCGGCGTTACAGGCAAACCCGCCAGCACGGGGATGGGATTGGCGTTCGGTCTCTTCGCGGCGTGGGTCATATTGTCCTCCGCGCTCGGCTGGGTGAGATAA
- a CDS encoding M14 family zinc carboxypeptidase, with protein MDFVAYAKELEKNYGSYRVESFPSRRFSPETFHRIIDAFAVDSSSQFNIRNIGQSFEERPLRLVSVGTGLTQVLLWSQMHGDESTATMAIADILNYFRLGRGEAAVKDLLSKFMVHFLPMLNPDGAARFQRRTAQGIDMNRDALSLQTPEAVLLKQLKDTIKPAYGFNLHDQALSTVGATRELAAIALLAPAFDPGKTDNEVRIKAKQVASVFAAIMKQTGQNRVTRYDDSFEPRAFGDNMQKWGTSTILVESGHTAGDPEKDSIRKLNVVGILGSLYAIGSGESAGWDLSHYERLPFNGSKAYDVIIRNVRIMHPDGRSTGADLGVSYQVDTHSESTPLLADVGDLHTFVGLREIDALQKQLPSTELNLGKPFEWTGLFS; from the coding sequence ATGGATTTTGTTGCATACGCCAAAGAGCTCGAAAAAAACTACGGCTCGTACAGAGTCGAGTCCTTCCCCTCGCGGCGATTTTCGCCGGAAACCTTTCACCGGATCATCGACGCCTTTGCGGTCGATTCGTCCTCCCAGTTCAACATCAGGAACATCGGTCAGTCGTTCGAGGAGCGCCCCCTCCGGCTCGTCTCCGTCGGGACCGGCCTCACCCAGGTGCTCCTCTGGTCGCAGATGCACGGAGATGAATCCACCGCCACCATGGCGATCGCCGACATCCTCAATTACTTCCGGTTGGGCCGGGGCGAAGCGGCCGTCAAGGACCTCCTGTCGAAATTCATGGTCCATTTTCTTCCGATGCTGAATCCCGACGGCGCGGCGAGGTTCCAGCGCCGTACCGCGCAGGGCATCGACATGAACCGTGATGCGCTCTCCCTGCAGACCCCGGAAGCCGTGCTCCTGAAGCAGCTCAAGGATACGATCAAGCCCGCCTACGGATTCAATCTTCACGATCAGGCGCTAAGCACGGTGGGCGCGACCCGGGAACTGGCGGCGATCGCCCTCCTCGCTCCCGCGTTCGATCCGGGAAAGACGGACAACGAGGTGCGCATTAAGGCGAAGCAGGTGGCATCGGTATTCGCGGCTATTATGAAGCAGACCGGTCAGAACCGGGTTACCCGCTACGACGATTCGTTCGAACCGAGGGCGTTCGGGGACAACATGCAGAAGTGGGGAACAAGCACGATCCTCGTGGAATCAGGGCATACGGCCGGCGATCCGGAGAAGGACTCCATCCGCAAGCTGAATGTCGTCGGGATCCTCGGAAGCCTCTACGCGATCGGGTCGGGGGAATCGGCCGGCTGGGACCTTTCGCACTATGAACGCCTCCCGTTCAACGGCTCAAAAGCCTATGACGTGATCATCCGAAATGTCCGGATCATGCATCCGGACGGGAGGTCGACAGGCGCAGACCTCGGGGTGTCATACCAGGTCGATACCCACTCTGAATCGACGCCGCTGCTGGCCGACGTGGGAGATCTTCACACGTTCGTCGGTCTCCGCGAGATCGACGCTCTTCAAAAACAACTTCCCTCTACCGAGCTGAACCTCGGGAAACCCTTCGAATGGACAGGGCTTTTTAGCTGA